One genomic region from Acidobacteriota bacterium encodes:
- a CDS encoding beta-lactamase family protein, protein MNRMRIVIGALAVASIAVWAPTPARSDDVSYPKSEPGRHAREFFDACNKDEAAMRAFYTSNVSSKDLEERPADARLGVWRRMRGEQGTLNAVRVLAEGADFVEVLVHVEHGQPLKIRFNCSEEPPHTLLNLRLEPADEMGGGPPPAPEASGPPPDDSHIVASLSSDLERKAAAGEFSGAALLDKRGKSLLESAYGLASRKENRANAVGTRFNLGSINKIFTHVAILQLEQQGKLKLDDTIDRFLPDYPKANGSRVTVRMLLDHRGGVPDVLESRKLWDDPLRVRTVSDWYALVRDRDLEFEPGTRQKYSNGGYVLLGAIVERVSGEDYYAYVKAHVYDPAGMTDAESDLGEALPGKTAVGYVRELHAGGVELVEEKTRLGRGSPAGGGYATVRDLVAFANALRAGKLLDSAHTSAMIGDQASLGIAGGSPGVNALLEMSGPYTLVVLSNLDPPAAEQFGQTAGRMIRRAAGGG, encoded by the coding sequence ATGAATCGAATGCGGATCGTGATCGGCGCGTTGGCCGTGGCCTCGATCGCCGTCTGGGCGCCGACGCCGGCGCGGTCGGACGACGTGAGCTACCCGAAGTCCGAGCCGGGACGTCACGCCCGGGAGTTTTTCGACGCGTGCAACAAGGACGAGGCGGCGATGCGCGCCTTCTACACGTCGAACGTCTCCTCGAAGGATCTCGAGGAGCGGCCGGCGGACGCAAGGCTCGGCGTCTGGCGGCGGATGAGGGGAGAGCAGGGGACGCTCAACGCGGTGCGCGTCCTCGCCGAGGGGGCCGATTTCGTGGAGGTGCTCGTGCACGTTGAGCACGGCCAGCCGCTGAAGATCCGCTTCAACTGCTCCGAGGAGCCGCCGCACACGCTCTTGAACCTGCGGCTCGAGCCGGCCGACGAGATGGGCGGCGGACCGCCGCCGGCGCCCGAGGCCTCGGGCCCGCCTCCCGACGACTCCCACATTGTGGCGAGCCTCTCGTCGGATCTGGAGCGCAAGGCGGCTGCGGGGGAGTTCTCCGGGGCCGCGCTTCTCGACAAGCGTGGGAAGTCGCTCCTCGAGAGTGCCTACGGCCTGGCGTCCCGGAAGGAGAACCGCGCAAACGCCGTCGGGACGCGGTTCAACCTCGGCTCGATCAACAAGATCTTCACGCACGTCGCGATCCTCCAGCTCGAGCAGCAGGGGAAGCTCAAGCTCGACGACACGATCGATCGGTTCCTTCCCGACTATCCGAAGGCGAACGGGAGTCGCGTCACCGTCCGGATGCTCCTCGATCACCGCGGCGGCGTCCCCGACGTCCTGGAATCGCGGAAGCTCTGGGACGATCCTCTCCGCGTGCGCACCGTCTCCGACTGGTACGCCCTGGTTCGCGATCGCGATCTCGAGTTCGAACCGGGAACGCGGCAGAAGTACTCGAACGGGGGTTACGTGCTCCTCGGCGCGATCGTGGAGCGCGTCTCCGGCGAGGACTACTACGCGTACGTGAAGGCGCACGTGTACGACCCGGCCGGCATGACGGACGCCGAGAGCGACCTCGGGGAGGCGCTTCCCGGGAAGACCGCCGTCGGCTACGTGAGGGAACTGCACGCGGGGGGCGTCGAGCTCGTCGAGGAGAAGACGCGGCTCGGGCGCGGGAGCCCAGCCGGCGGCGGGTACGCGACGGTCCGGGACCTCGTCGCCTTCGCGAACGCGCTCCGCGCCGGCAAACTTCTCGACTCGGCGCACACGAGCGCGATGATCGGCGACCAGGCCTCCCTCGGCATCGCCGGCGGCTCTCCGGGTGTGAACGCGCTGCTCGAGATGAGCGGCCCGTACACGCTCGTGGTCCTCTCGAACCTGGACCCGCCCGCGGCCGAGCAGTTCGGGCAGACGGCGGGGAGGATGATCCGGAGGGCCGCGGGAGGAGGTTAA
- a CDS encoding isoleucine--tRNA ligase, with protein sequence MKFADLPTPFDFPAEEKRILEFWEVEGIHRKSTELRRGRAPFVFYEGPPTANGLPHPGHCFTRAVKDLFPRYKTMRGHLCERRGGWDTHGLPVEVEVSKELGIHSKEEIEKYGIEPFIHRCIESVFRYTKEWEQLTRRLGFWVDLDAAYVTYHRSYVESVWWSLKTLFDAGLLYQGHKIVWWWAQGGTALSAGEVGQGYREVDDPSVFVRFPLEGVERTSLLVWTTTPWTLPSNQFAAVHPEIDYALVQDAESGERLYVAAALADEIAKRAKRKLETIETCKGKALVGRRYLPPFDFYHASLGAKTARLKGGGEAPVGWRVVAADFVTTDSGTGLVHEAPAFGEVDFDLLQSERERFESPDAVPLLCAVAPDGRFTDEAPPWAGKWVKDADREITRALRDRGLLFHQEQYRHEYPFCWRADEDPLIQYPRKSWFIRTTKFVPDLLENNRSVNWIPGHIRDGRFGKFLESNVDWALSRERYWGTPLPIWVCESTGHMEAIASYDELLAKPGVAGTGAFDRARVKFPNLSEHLRVHRPYVDEVTYASPKAEGARMRRVPDVIDCWFDSGAMPFAQLGWPHTGRDAFEASLPADFISEALDQTRGWFYSMMAISTMLFGKNGVARAEGTGRVRREWPVPYRNCIVLGLLLGEDGLKMSKSKQNYKTPDHIFDNDGADAMRWLFFWGQAPGTSVRFEEGAIKEGQREFLIRWYNVYSFFVIYANIDGWRPAGALRGDLPAPDARGLAELDRWILSELNRAIRDVTAALDAYDTYTSARRLNDFVDALSNWYLRRSRERFWKSGADADKDAAYATLYHCLVTTALLAAPFVPFISESMYRNLVGSRGDAALPESVHLGDWPDVDEGRVDEPLSAQMGLVREIVSSGRAARTQAKMRVRQPLARVELILADRSREEWIGRHATLIRDELNVKSVDLAADAHQYVDYVVRPNLPKLGPRYGKLVQGIKSALASVKDPAALRRALDEKGEIRLDVQGTEVSLTEDDLQIELRAKEGWAASLGRGAVVVLDLDLTDELRREGLAREVVHHVQGIRKDMALRYEQRIRLGFAGDPALQEAIAAHASYICGEALAAEIGGARSSEPTKDVKVEGLALKIWLEPI encoded by the coding sequence ATGAAGTTCGCCGATCTGCCGACGCCGTTCGATTTTCCGGCGGAGGAAAAGAGGATCCTGGAGTTCTGGGAAGTGGAGGGCATCCACCGGAAGTCGACGGAGCTGCGCCGCGGCCGCGCCCCCTTCGTCTTCTACGAGGGGCCGCCGACGGCGAACGGCCTCCCACACCCCGGGCACTGCTTCACGCGCGCGGTCAAGGACCTCTTCCCGCGGTACAAGACGATGCGCGGGCACCTCTGCGAGCGGCGCGGCGGCTGGGACACGCACGGGCTTCCCGTGGAGGTCGAGGTCTCCAAGGAGCTGGGAATCCACAGCAAGGAGGAGATCGAGAAGTACGGGATCGAGCCCTTCATCCACCGCTGCATCGAGTCGGTCTTCCGGTACACGAAGGAGTGGGAGCAGCTCACGAGGCGCCTCGGCTTCTGGGTGGATCTCGACGCGGCGTACGTGACCTACCACCGGAGCTACGTCGAGAGCGTCTGGTGGTCGCTGAAGACCCTCTTCGACGCGGGGCTTCTCTACCAGGGGCACAAGATCGTCTGGTGGTGGGCGCAGGGAGGGACGGCGCTCTCGGCCGGCGAGGTCGGGCAGGGGTACCGCGAGGTGGACGACCCCAGCGTCTTCGTCCGCTTCCCGCTCGAAGGGGTCGAGAGGACCTCCCTCCTCGTCTGGACGACGACACCGTGGACGCTTCCCTCGAACCAGTTCGCGGCCGTCCACCCGGAGATCGACTACGCCCTCGTGCAGGACGCCGAGAGCGGCGAGCGCCTCTACGTCGCCGCGGCGCTCGCCGACGAGATCGCGAAGCGCGCGAAGCGGAAGCTCGAGACGATCGAGACCTGCAAGGGGAAGGCGCTCGTCGGCCGCCGATACCTCCCTCCGTTCGACTTCTACCACGCGAGCCTGGGCGCGAAGACGGCGCGGCTGAAGGGGGGCGGAGAGGCCCCCGTCGGCTGGCGCGTCGTCGCGGCCGACTTCGTCACGACCGATTCGGGGACCGGCCTCGTCCACGAGGCGCCGGCCTTCGGCGAGGTCGACTTCGATCTGCTCCAGAGCGAGCGCGAGCGCTTCGAGAGCCCGGATGCCGTGCCGCTCCTGTGCGCCGTCGCCCCCGACGGCCGGTTCACGGACGAGGCGCCGCCGTGGGCCGGGAAGTGGGTGAAGGACGCCGACCGGGAGATCACGCGCGCGCTCCGCGACAGGGGGCTCCTCTTCCACCAGGAGCAGTACCGGCACGAGTACCCCTTCTGCTGGCGCGCCGACGAGGACCCGCTGATCCAGTACCCGCGCAAGAGCTGGTTCATCCGCACCACGAAGTTCGTGCCGGATCTTCTCGAGAACAACCGGAGCGTGAACTGGATCCCCGGGCACATCAGGGATGGACGCTTCGGAAAGTTCCTCGAGAGCAACGTCGACTGGGCGTTGTCGCGCGAGCGCTACTGGGGGACCCCCCTGCCGATCTGGGTCTGTGAGAGCACGGGGCACATGGAGGCGATCGCCTCGTACGACGAGCTCCTGGCGAAGCCCGGCGTGGCCGGCACCGGCGCCTTCGACAGGGCGAGGGTGAAGTTCCCGAACCTGAGCGAGCACCTCAGGGTCCACCGCCCGTACGTCGATGAGGTCACGTACGCCTCGCCGAAGGCGGAAGGGGCGCGGATGCGCCGCGTCCCCGACGTGATCGACTGCTGGTTCGACAGCGGCGCGATGCCCTTCGCGCAGCTCGGGTGGCCCCACACCGGCCGCGACGCCTTCGAGGCGTCGCTCCCGGCGGATTTCATCAGCGAGGCGCTGGACCAGACGCGCGGGTGGTTCTACTCGATGATGGCGATCTCGACGATGCTCTTCGGGAAGAACGGCGTCGCGCGGGCGGAAGGAACGGGTCGCGTGAGACGCGAGTGGCCCGTCCCGTACAGGAACTGCATCGTCCTGGGCCTCCTCCTCGGCGAGGACGGCCTGAAGATGTCCAAGTCGAAGCAGAACTACAAGACGCCCGACCACATCTTCGACAACGACGGCGCCGACGCGATGCGGTGGCTCTTCTTCTGGGGGCAGGCGCCGGGGACGAGCGTGCGCTTCGAGGAGGGGGCGATCAAGGAGGGGCAGCGGGAGTTCCTGATCCGCTGGTACAACGTCTACTCCTTCTTCGTCATCTACGCGAACATCGACGGGTGGCGGCCGGCGGGCGCGCTCAGGGGGGATCTTCCCGCGCCCGACGCGCGGGGCCTCGCGGAGCTCGACCGGTGGATCCTCAGCGAGCTGAACAGGGCGATTCGCGACGTGACGGCGGCCCTCGACGCCTACGACACGTACACGTCGGCGCGCCGCCTCAACGACTTCGTCGACGCGCTGAGCAACTGGTATCTGAGGCGAAGCCGCGAGAGGTTCTGGAAGAGCGGTGCCGACGCCGACAAGGACGCCGCGTACGCGACGCTCTACCACTGCCTGGTCACGACGGCCCTCCTCGCGGCCCCGTTCGTCCCGTTCATCAGCGAGAGCATGTACCGGAACCTGGTCGGGAGCCGCGGCGATGCGGCCTTGCCGGAATCGGTGCACCTGGGCGACTGGCCCGACGTGGACGAAGGCCGCGTCGACGAGCCGCTCAGCGCGCAGATGGGACTCGTCCGCGAGATCGTCTCGTCGGGGCGCGCGGCGCGCACGCAGGCGAAGATGAGGGTCCGCCAGCCGCTCGCGCGCGTGGAGCTCATCCTCGCCGACAGGAGCCGCGAGGAGTGGATCGGCCGTCACGCGACGCTGATCCGTGACGAGCTGAACGTGAAATCGGTCGACCTCGCCGCCGATGCCCACCAGTACGTCGACTACGTCGTGAGGCCAAACCTCCCGAAGCTCGGCCCCCGGTACGGGAAGCTCGTCCAGGGGATCAAGTCCGCGCTCGCCTCCGTGAAGGACCCGGCCGCGCTCCGTCGCGCGCTCGACGAGAAGGGGGAGATCCGCCTCGACGTTCAGGGGACCGAGGTCTCCCTCACCGAGGACGATCTCCAGATAGAGCTGAGGGCGAAGGAGGGATGGGCGGCGAGCCTGGGCCGCGGCGCCGTCGTCGTCCTCGATCTCGATCTCACCGACGAGCTTCGACGCGAGGGGCTCGCGCGCGAGGTGGTGCACCACGTCCAGGGGATCCGGAAGGACATGGCGCTCCGGTACGAGCAGAGGATTCGCCTCGGCTTCGCGGGAGATCCCGCGCTCCAGGAGGCGATCGCTGCGCACGCCTCATATATCTGCGGCGAGGCGCTCGCGGCGGAGATCGGCGGGGCCCGCTCCAGCGAGCCGACGAAGGACGTGAAGGTCGAGGGGCTCGCGCTGAAGATCTGGCTCGAGCCGATCTAG
- a CDS encoding protein kinase yields the protein MPISPGTRLGPYEILSPLGAGGMGEVYRARDTRLGRDVAVKALPEHLASSPEARERFEREAKAISSLNHPNICTLHDVGTEGSTGYLVMELLEGETLMLRLARGPMKWEEALPVAAQIAGALEKAHRKGIVHRDLKPANIMLTKSGAKVLDFGVAKLRDDTSPAPPGVGMLPTAAPTRTTPLTSHGAVLGTMQYMAPEQLEGKVVDHRADIFSFGAVLYEMLSGKRAFEGASQASVIAAILERAPRPLAEFVTPASPALDRVVLRCLAKDPDARWQSAFDIKSELEWIAGGSGTREAVTGAALAAATAPKRSPVVAAGLALIFGAALFALGWSLHRSAPAPAPVTRASLVLPAGFSLDTDNNSVAISPDGTRLAFAGSEVGAKSHLWIRRLDSLTAQPLTGTEGASYPFWSPDGSTLGFFADHKLRKISATGGVVQAICDAADGRGASWSSSGVIVYAPEPFGGLFSVPATGGTPAALTSAESTLTHRNPHFLPDGKRVLYFSGRNWKDAGNGIFVVDLATKESRLLAQADSEGIYVEPGYLAFVRDGNLSVQRFVPATLKLEGEVTPIAESVQFNTFRYTGTYTLSPTGLLVYQTGAIQGRAQLTWFDLDGKRVGTVGEPAIFWLTLAISPDGRRAATSVRHPDGASDIWIYDLSRSIGSRFTMGDTSALGPLWSPDGRQLAYSDGGSRIFVKSADGASPARLVLDEKKTPAFPTDWIRDGSGLLCTVQTPEGGNDLAIIPLSGEPKPKTVIGGPGSQKIGSFSADGRWILHTSDESGRDEVYVTSYPGAEGKWQVSTTGAQFFAWMGASHDVMYVDAETKAYRVTIAPSGSGIDISPPKRILGDLSLGGTASGSITPVAFTPDGKRVLVAEPMPSTTGPILTLVTNWQSELTKR from the coding sequence ATGCCCATCAGCCCGGGAACCCGCCTCGGACCGTACGAGATCCTGTCCCCCCTCGGCGCGGGAGGCATGGGCGAGGTCTACCGCGCGCGCGACACGCGCCTCGGGCGCGACGTGGCCGTCAAGGCGCTCCCCGAGCACCTCGCCTCGAGCCCGGAGGCGCGCGAGCGATTCGAGCGCGAGGCGAAGGCGATCTCCTCGCTCAACCATCCGAACATCTGCACGCTCCACGACGTCGGCACGGAGGGGTCGACAGGCTATCTGGTGATGGAGCTCCTCGAAGGGGAGACGCTCATGCTGCGGCTCGCCCGCGGCCCGATGAAATGGGAGGAGGCCCTTCCCGTCGCGGCGCAGATCGCCGGCGCCCTCGAGAAGGCGCACCGCAAGGGGATCGTCCACCGCGACCTCAAGCCTGCGAACATCATGCTGACGAAGAGCGGCGCCAAGGTCCTCGACTTCGGCGTGGCAAAGCTTCGCGACGACACGTCGCCGGCCCCGCCCGGTGTCGGGATGCTCCCCACGGCGGCGCCGACGAGGACGACGCCGCTCACGTCGCACGGCGCCGTCCTCGGCACGATGCAGTACATGGCCCCCGAGCAGCTCGAGGGAAAGGTCGTCGATCACCGGGCCGACATCTTCTCGTTCGGTGCGGTTCTCTACGAGATGCTCTCGGGGAAGCGCGCCTTCGAGGGAGCGAGCCAGGCGAGCGTGATCGCCGCCATCCTCGAGCGCGCGCCGCGACCCCTTGCCGAGTTCGTCACTCCGGCGTCGCCGGCGCTCGATCGCGTGGTGCTTCGCTGCCTCGCGAAGGATCCCGACGCCCGGTGGCAGAGCGCGTTCGACATCAAGAGCGAGCTCGAGTGGATCGCCGGCGGGAGCGGAACGCGCGAGGCCGTGACCGGGGCGGCGCTGGCCGCCGCGACGGCGCCGAAACGATCTCCCGTGGTGGCCGCGGGCCTCGCGCTGATCTTCGGCGCGGCGCTCTTCGCTCTCGGATGGTCCTTGCACCGCTCCGCCCCCGCGCCGGCCCCCGTCACCCGGGCGAGCCTCGTCCTGCCGGCGGGATTCTCGCTCGACACCGACAACAACTCGGTCGCGATCTCCCCCGACGGCACGCGCCTCGCCTTCGCGGGATCGGAGGTCGGGGCGAAGAGCCACCTGTGGATTCGCCGCCTCGACAGCCTCACCGCACAGCCGCTCACGGGAACGGAGGGTGCGTCGTACCCCTTCTGGTCGCCGGACGGGAGCACGCTCGGCTTCTTCGCGGATCACAAGCTCAGGAAGATCTCCGCAACGGGCGGGGTCGTGCAGGCGATCTGCGACGCGGCGGACGGACGCGGCGCGAGCTGGAGTTCGTCCGGCGTGATCGTCTACGCGCCGGAGCCCTTCGGCGGCCTCTTCTCGGTTCCCGCCACCGGAGGCACTCCGGCCGCGCTGACGTCTGCCGAGTCCACCCTGACGCATCGCAACCCGCACTTTCTCCCGGACGGCAAGCGCGTCCTCTATTTCTCCGGACGCAACTGGAAGGACGCGGGCAACGGGATCTTCGTCGTCGATCTCGCGACGAAGGAGTCGCGGCTGCTCGCCCAGGCGGACAGCGAGGGGATCTACGTCGAGCCCGGGTACCTCGCGTTCGTGCGGGACGGGAACCTCTCCGTCCAGCGTTTCGTCCCCGCCACGTTGAAGCTCGAAGGGGAGGTGACGCCCATCGCGGAGAGCGTCCAGTTCAACACGTTCCGTTACACGGGGACGTACACCCTGTCGCCGACGGGGCTCCTGGTCTACCAGACCGGTGCCATCCAGGGGCGGGCGCAGCTCACCTGGTTCGATCTCGACGGGAAGCGCGTGGGGACGGTGGGTGAGCCCGCCATCTTCTGGCTGACGCTCGCGATATCTCCCGACGGACGGAGGGCGGCGACGAGCGTGCGCCACCCCGACGGCGCCTCGGACATCTGGATTTACGACCTCTCGCGCTCGATCGGCAGCCGGTTCACGATGGGGGATACGAGCGCCCTCGGTCCTCTCTGGTCGCCGGATGGCCGCCAGTTGGCCTACAGCGACGGCGGCAGCCGGATCTTCGTCAAGTCGGCGGACGGAGCCTCCCCCGCGAGGCTCGTCCTCGACGAAAAAAAGACACCGGCCTTTCCGACGGACTGGATCCGTGACGGATCGGGGCTCCTGTGCACGGTGCAGACTCCGGAAGGCGGAAACGACCTCGCGATCATTCCGCTCTCGGGAGAACCGAAGCCGAAAACGGTCATCGGCGGGCCCGGCTCCCAGAAGATCGGAAGCTTCTCGGCAGACGGCCGCTGGATCCTGCACACCTCCGACGAGTCGGGGCGCGACGAGGTCTACGTGACGTCGTACCCCGGAGCGGAGGGCAAGTGGCAGGTCTCGACCACGGGCGCCCAGTTCTTCGCCTGGATGGGCGCGTCCCACGACGTGATGTACGTCGATGCGGAGACGAAGGCCTACCGGGTGACGATCGCGCCCAGTGGATCGGGGATCGACATCTCGCCGCCGAAACGGATTCTCGGAGATCTCTCTCTCGGCGGGACGGCCTCCGGCTCCATCACGCCTGTCGCTTTCACACCGGACGGCAAGCGCGTGCTGGTTGCCGAGCCGATGCCCTCCACCACGGGGCCGATTCTCACGCTGGTGACGAACTGGCAGTCCGAGCTGACGAAGCGATGA
- a CDS encoding quinone oxidoreductase, translated as MRTRAIRIHATGGPDALRLDEIDVPEPGAGEARVRHTAIGVNFIDVYHRSGLYPLPSLPHGLGSEAAGVVESVGPGVTLVKPGDRVAYAGGGPGAYAGARVIAADRLVAIPEGIDDRTAAAMMLKGMTVEYLIRRTFQVRAGTTVLWHAAAGGVGLIACQWLKALGAVVIGTAGDDAKAELARSHGCAHTIVYTREDVAARVREITSGAGVAVVYDAVGKATFEASLDSVAKRGMVVLFGNASGPVPPIDPLILSRKGSIFLTRPTLFDYTATRQDLEASSRALFDVVGRGAVKIRIQRDWPLAEAAEAHRALESRRTTGSTVLIP; from the coding sequence ATGAGAACCCGCGCGATTCGAATCCACGCAACCGGCGGCCCCGATGCCCTCCGCCTCGACGAGATCGACGTCCCGGAGCCGGGAGCTGGCGAGGCCCGCGTGCGCCACACGGCGATCGGTGTCAACTTCATCGACGTCTACCACCGATCCGGACTCTACCCTCTCCCTTCGCTCCCCCACGGTCTCGGATCGGAGGCGGCGGGGGTCGTCGAGTCCGTCGGTCCCGGCGTGACGCTCGTGAAACCCGGCGATCGCGTCGCCTACGCCGGCGGGGGCCCCGGCGCGTACGCGGGGGCGCGGGTGATTGCGGCGGATCGTCTCGTGGCGATCCCCGAGGGAATCGACGATCGAACCGCCGCGGCGATGATGCTCAAGGGGATGACCGTCGAGTATCTGATCCGCCGAACGTTTCAGGTGCGGGCCGGCACGACCGTGCTCTGGCACGCCGCGGCGGGGGGCGTCGGCCTCATCGCCTGCCAGTGGCTGAAAGCGCTCGGCGCCGTCGTCATCGGCACCGCGGGGGACGACGCCAAGGCCGAGCTCGCGCGATCCCACGGGTGCGCGCACACGATCGTCTACACCCGGGAGGACGTCGCGGCTCGGGTCCGCGAGATCACGTCTGGAGCCGGCGTCGCCGTCGTCTACGACGCCGTGGGGAAGGCGACTTTCGAGGCGTCGCTCGACAGCGTCGCGAAGCGCGGGATGGTGGTCCTCTTCGGAAACGCCTCGGGCCCGGTCCCCCCGATCGACCCTCTCATCCTCTCGCGCAAGGGATCGATCTTCCTGACGCGGCCGACCCTCTTCGACTACACGGCGACGCGCCAGGACCTCGAGGCGAGCTCCCGGGCCCTCTTCGACGTCGTGGGCCGCGGCGCGGTGAAAATCCGGATTCAGCGCGATTGGCCCCTCGCCGAGGCGGCCGAAGCGCATCGCGCGCTCGAGTCGCGCCGGACGACCGGGTCCACGGTGCTGATTCCCTGA
- a CDS encoding AI-2E family transporter: MARPDETSRKYTGAFLAGASLVLGWLCLRVLSPFLSAIAWASVLAIVFDRPWRRLRKTLPGRLGFAAALMATAIGLLVALPITFIATLVAGQVIDLASQVSAKLETQHVSSLADIVTLPQVAAWVEQAQDRLGLTREQFEGLAATFAAKATSILGALSRYLVLSVFDGALTFFTTVFLLFFFLRDGADMAEAVLGIVPGDDDVRSALGQSVAGMISAIFRGSLLTAVIQGVSGSVGWWIAGLPSPVLAGAGMGILSLLPLGGTAILWVPGGLLLLFTGSVGHGLFLLLWGSIVTTFAADNILKPALIGRAQELSPLVVFLGVFGGLAAFGFTGLFIGPVALALAASLLDVFRRRAGAASEKKGAPEGAPDLRSSAEV; encoded by the coding sequence GTGGCGAGACCCGACGAGACATCGAGGAAGTACACCGGCGCATTCCTGGCCGGCGCCTCCCTCGTCCTCGGCTGGCTCTGCCTCAGGGTCCTGAGCCCCTTCCTCTCCGCTATTGCGTGGGCCTCGGTCCTCGCGATCGTCTTCGATCGGCCGTGGCGACGGCTCCGGAAGACGCTGCCCGGCCGGCTCGGGTTCGCCGCCGCGCTGATGGCGACGGCGATCGGCCTCCTCGTCGCCCTCCCGATCACCTTCATCGCGACCCTCGTGGCCGGCCAGGTCATCGACCTCGCGTCGCAGGTCAGCGCGAAGCTCGAGACCCAGCACGTTTCGTCGCTCGCAGACATCGTGACCCTGCCGCAGGTGGCCGCATGGGTCGAGCAAGCCCAGGATCGGCTCGGGCTCACTCGCGAGCAGTTCGAGGGGCTCGCCGCGACGTTCGCCGCGAAGGCGACCTCGATTCTCGGGGCCCTGAGCCGGTACCTCGTCCTCAGCGTCTTCGACGGCGCCCTGACCTTCTTCACGACCGTCTTCCTTCTCTTCTTCTTCCTCCGGGACGGGGCCGACATGGCGGAGGCGGTGCTCGGCATCGTCCCGGGGGACGACGACGTCCGCAGCGCCCTCGGTCAGTCCGTCGCCGGGATGATCTCCGCGATCTTCCGGGGCTCCCTTCTGACGGCGGTCATTCAGGGAGTGAGCGGATCGGTCGGTTGGTGGATCGCGGGTCTCCCATCGCCCGTGCTCGCGGGGGCGGGGATGGGAATCCTCTCACTCCTCCCGCTCGGCGGCACGGCGATTCTCTGGGTCCCCGGCGGCCTCCTGCTCCTTTTCACCGGCAGCGTCGGCCACGGCCTCTTCCTGCTCCTCTGGGGGTCGATCGTGACGACGTTCGCCGCGGACAACATCCTCAAGCCCGCCCTCATCGGCCGCGCCCAGGAGCTGAGCCCCCTCGTCGTTTTCCTCGGCGTCTTCGGAGGCCTCGCCGCCTTCGGCTTCACCGGCCTCTTCATCGGCCCGGTCGCGCTCGCCCTCGCCGCCTCGCTCCTGGACGTGTTCAGGAGGAGGGCCGGGGCGGCGAGCGAAAAAAAAGGGGCGCCCGAAGGCGCCCCTGATCTTCGAAGCTCAGCCGAGGTCTAG